The Brassica rapa cultivar Chiifu-401-42 chromosome A10, CAAS_Brap_v3.01, whole genome shotgun sequence genome segment AGCTGGCTTAGTTGGCAagacttctttctctttttttttcttttggtagaCTCGAATCGATAGACAGAACAGAACACATGATACAGTAAAAATAGTACAACATCAGAATCGACTCAAATTCTCCCTCCCATATTACATATACAACAACCCGTTtaaaaaagaaaccaaaacgACTTGAAAAAACAACCCTTTTTTCATCCCCTCCTAGTTGCCCAATCTCTCATCATTCGCATCATGTTCTTGAGCTTCAACCACGATATTGAAGAGCCTCTCTTCTGACTCAGACATCAAATCCGACAACTGACCGACCCGACCAGACTCAACAAATGTTTCATAAGAACCCTCTCTTCCTTCGCCTCTTCCCATAAAGACAATTTATCTAAACCTTTTCAAACATACAAAGCTTTTTTAATCATTTGAACTATCAAAGCTGCCAGGTCCATTGATACCTCTTTTCCTCTCCCTCCAATTCTCTCCCCACACCTTAGCCTCCGCCACAGCCCTCTCTCTATCCAAATCACGGTTCCTTGGAGTCCCTCTCGTTCCCCTCCCAACACTCGCTGGACTCCCTCTCTGTGACTCTGTCCCTTCCACATCGCTCAACCCCCATTTCCTCCCTGACCCTCCTCCATTCTCGCTCCCTGCCTCTGATCCTGCATTCACTTCCCTCACCATATCCCTTCTTCTGTAGTCTGGAGAGTTCTTGTGAGTCGCTGGTGACCCTAACCTGCTGCGTGTCTCCGCAGGACTATCCAAGCTACTCCCATCTCCCATGCTTCTCCGCTCATCCCTCGTCCTGATAAACGGCGGCCCCCCACCACCGCTTCTACTGTTTTGACTGCTTGCCGCGTTAGGATCAAACGTTTGAGAAGCTAGGTACGTTAGAGCTGTCACCACGTCGCCTATCAGTGGTCTTGTAGCTGCTTGTTCCTGCAAACACATTGCTGCAACAGCAAGCGCTTGATACAGACCTCGCATTGGATACCTCCCTTGCAGTGATGGATCTGCCATCTTTGGAAACTTCCTACGATCTTTAAACAACGGCCTAGCCTGTGTAACCAAGCAACGGTCCAAAAGCGTTAACTATCATATCAGAATGCAAAAGGTTGAGACTTTCTACTTTGTTGATGCAAAGTTGAGATTTTTAAACGTACCCATGCGACGAGGTTGTGCTCTCCGTGTGCTCGAGCGTTATCAATAGCTTTCCGACCAGTGATAAGCTCCAAAAACACAACTCCAAAGCTATAGACATCAGACTTCAACGTGAGCTGCCCTGTCATAGCGTATTCAGGTGCACAATAGCCATATGTGCCCATCACACGTGTTGAGACGTGTGTTTTGTCCCCAACAGGACCTAACTTAGCTAACCCGAAATCAGATAACTTTGGGTGATAGCCATCGCCGAGAAGGATATTAGATGACTTCAAGTCTCTGTAGATCACAGGAGGGTTAGCCTTGTCATGCAAATACTCCAGTCCCTTGGCTGCTCCTGCTGCTATTGTCATTCTCGTGTTCCAGTCTAGAGGCTCTTTATCCGGTGGAAGAtctgaaacaaacaaaagttCTACATTTCCACATGCACCGCATAGAAGAAAAACTTTCCTAATATATCACTATACAACGCAGTAGTTTCTATATATGGTAGTTTCGAGTACAAAGTAAAAAGTATTGATTTGCTTACCGTGTAGATGATCTTCCAACGATCCTAGTGGCATATACTCGTAGACAAGAAGACGTTGGTCACCATCAGCGCAATAACCAATCAAATTCACAAGATTGGTATGATGGAGAAGGCTCAGCATAAGAACCTCTACAAGAAACTCTCTGTTTCCTTGTAGACCGTTTCTGTCCAGCTGTTTAACAGCTACTATCTGCACAACATTAAAAATGAGACAAACTTTGAGTTTGATTTATGAGAGAATAAAAAGATGTTTGTGTTGATTGAGTTTAAAGAACTTCACCTGTCCTGTGGTCTCTAGACGACCCTTGTAAACCCGTCCGAAACCTCCTTCTCCAAGAAGACAATCCGGTCGAAAATTCTTAGTGGCGGCAGCTAACTCACGGAAGGTAAACGTTTGTGCAGCGATGTGAGCGGTTGGCCCTTCCTTTGGAGCGGTTAGCTCCTTCTTTTGTTCAGAACCTCctttagattttgatttgtcTACAAATAAAGAAAGTATTAGACTTTCACATGCCTTCATTTCTACAAGTAGATAGCATATCCTTATTTAGAACTCTCTTTATATCTGGAAACCTAAAGCTAACATTTTTATCATTCCTTGTTTGTTGCAATCTACTGTGGCATCTCTTAATTACATTCCATGTATAGAGAGCAAAACAGAAACTGTAATTTGGAGCTAAATTGTATCACAGCTATAACCAAAGCTCATAAAACACATCAGATCTCATGAAACAGAGTCCACAGACTCGTTAATTACCAAAGGTACAAACTTTATGAGAACCCAGAAGCTTAAATCGATCTAAGACACGAAAACTCAACAGATCCCGAAGCTATGTAATGAAAAAAAGTAGTCACCTAAGCTGACATGGTGAGACTGAGTAAGAGAGGCGTCTTTAGCTTTAGCTGAAGCTTCTTTCTTCACAGAATCTTTAGAAGCAGCGTCTTTAGCCGAAGATCCAAAGCAAGGCAAACACCCACTCATCTCCGAAGCTTAAGTCCCTCGAGAattcaaattaaaacaaaagagtACCCTACCGACAAAATCAATCAACCGGAGAATCCCAACAATGATAAGCTCTCAACACATCTCGAGGTTCCTTTTACTGTGACACGAAACAGGAAAAGTCTCTGCCTTTTTTTCAatgcatctctctctctctaactcgAGATCTTTGGAGAGAGATTTTGAGACCAGCAGCAGATCAACTAATCgaggaaactttttttttttttttatgtgggTGCTAgcgagaagaagaggaaggggGAAGGTAAAGGAACaattagaaacaaaacaaaaattaaaagacaTGAAATTTCTATTACAAAACGATTTgacatttaattaattatcgAAGGGATAATCTTTTTATTAAAGTTAAAGATGAAATTAGAGGGAATCATTATCCgtttaaattttagattaatGGTTACGTAATTCAAATATCCATCTGCTTAACCTTTTTTAGTTTGTACAGTATAATTTAATACCTTACTTTGAAAAATAATGCTGATGAAGATGATAGAATAGTTAGATATATAAACAGGTCGacaaaaataagatatataaaCACATACTAATTAAACAGTATGGATCacaatttaacattttaaacattaaCCACCATATTATATAGTAGATACTATTCAAACGCATTAGACTATCTAATTATTGACATTAAGTTACTAATATCTTAGAATAGATGTATAAACTTTTATGTAAATTATTATCTTGAATTTGTTTTGGTCAGAATGTATCATAAAGTTTAAATATATAGAACTTTTTAATGGAAGGATATAGTTGGTCACTAaggaatattatattttatttaacaaaaaaatattataatgtacATATACAAATATAGTAATATCCATATGTATCTGGTGTGATTGTTTAATTGTTCTTTGTTTTGTCTCGTTTGTGCAATGCGTATGTTGATTAAAATGGTTAAGAGTTCATTTTAGACGATTTTGTTCTCTTCTGTGTGTTGATGATATCTTCAGCCGAAATCGATATAGTTTCTATAACTATACGGTTTACTATCGGTTGACAATTGctataataattgatttttttttttgtttacaaatgGTTTATTGAGATAGTATATAAACGTTGCGTTCATTATCTTCATCAATTACAGAATAACTTAATATTACCATCTTATCTTTTATCTAATTACATACAGCTTGGGAATCATTTGGTAAAAACAAATGCTAAAAATGAAGGATGTGAATCCTAGcttataaatagttatatattttatgtttattggCTTCACTCTGTAGCATACATATTACATAGCTACTGAATTTAACTTATATAACCCTTAATAATTCCGTTTCCTGAAGATACTATATGCAAACAGCTGTGTTAAGTCGATTTATTAATTTGTCTttaaacaaacacacaatcttCTTTAAGTTAGATTAGTACACTAAATTAACGGCGTCGCGAGAGAAAGACGAATCATCATGGTCGGAAAGTAGGTCCCATATCTAGGATATGCCTTCACGCTTTGTGAGCAATATTCTCAAGCCCACGCCTTCTTTTATCTTTCTCCTTCAAAAGTATACTTGTAATATGTAGTAtatttgtgtttaaaaaaatatgtagtatattttccaaataccacttgattatatatataatgttttgtaCGTTTACGATTAGTTTATAAGTATTGcagtttctttttaaaatccAAATTATTTACGTAATGCAGTATATATGCGTATGAGTTTCTTTGTAAACTAGGAATGCATGGACCGAACTCCAACTAATGCCATTAGAGATTAGTCTGACAAGTGATTCAGGTCTTGATTTGCTAAATGAATTATAAGGCATAGTTTCAATTTTGTCTAGTCAAAAACTAGCAATTTTGTTTAAGTTAAAAATCGAATCCAACACATATATACAAGTTTACACTATGTTCCAAAGTTTCCTCTTACCATCAAATTACCACTATGAGCATAGTTAATGATAACTTATACTCTACAAGTTAACTACAACCAAACTGGTGTAGCTTATAGTATCAATATATCGATGGACTATGTGAACTGATTCAAAGTTCACATAACAAACATAACTGATTCAAAATTCACATAATCTTCAGTGTTAATGAGGTAGAAGAAAACAGAACAAACATTAATTGATATTTGGTCATATAATAGAGCTTTGTTATGTGTAATCATTTGTTTGTTAAAAGCCAGAAACTATATTAGACAAAGAGTatttatacttaaataaatgtATTAGAATTATTACTTGTTTTTGTGTATTCATAAATTTCGGTTAGTAAATTTATTGTTTAATAGCTGATTACAGATAATAACCCCTATATTATTGACATAAGAAGTATAACAAaattctttctcaaaaaaacttATAACATTGTCGTCTTTGAAATAAGTCGTTAGGTagttttctctctcttctccgtTCTCTATCAAAAAATCCTTTACGGAGAAGATGATGAGAAAGCTTgatctctcttttgtttttctgaACAACATGATCAGTTTCTTTCAGAGAGAGAGCAAGAGAATTTGATCCCTTTATCTCACCGGTTTCTAATTCTGGTGAAGGTTTCCCGAAGTTCGGACTTTGGTTCCGGCATATATTGGTTCCCACAACAGATATGGCTGGCTTGTTGATTCCGGCGACTCACTTTCACTCTGGTGATGTCGGCTGGTACCGGGGTTGTGGTTTTGAATGGTTTACGGTTCAGATCCAAAGGGGTAGAAGTTTCGGTTTTGTGCTCGGTGGTTCAGCTTCTAGATGAGATCTCAATTTAGGTCGATTGAAGCTCTTTGAAAAACGAGCACAAGGATTTGTGTTGGAGACGATGGATTTCTCCTGCCTTCCAACACAGTCGTTGGAGGTTTTCTTTCGTCGTGGTGGTCCCAGGTGATTCTGGTGGTTTCGAGGTGAAGTTTATTTCGGTCGATGAAGACATGGGAAGCTGCACGTGTTTCCCGGCGAGATTCCGGTGAACGTTTCGTGTTTCTCCGGTGGTGGAGAAGACGATGGTAGATGACGACGCGTGTTGGCCTCGTTGTTGAAGTTCTAACACGTGTTTTTCAACGTGTTTGAGTAAATCGGTGGTGGGCTTTCGTTTTTTGGGCTTTGCCtattatgttttacttttgtttgttagttttttttcggTTGGGCCTTGGATTTGTTCCGTCGGTTTTTGTATGGGCTTTGCTTATGGGTTTTgtctattaaataataatacacagatggaaaaaaaaaagtcgtTAGGTCAAATTTTAACGTCTATCAACTTTAAATATGATTACGAgctctattttttttgtttatttcaaattataaaGCGAGTTTTCTAGAAAAGGAAAAGGTCTAATTTAAAATGCCGGCCTAAAAGAAACATCAAACAAGTTGACTCACGAGTCACATTTGGGCCACATTTATTCATCCAGCTTATTTATGACTCTTCCTCGTCTTATAATTTACTACtgtacatatctaaaattatcaACGTTTAAATGTATATTAGTGTTGTAGTCGTCAACAAAAAAgaagtcgacaaaaaaaaaatattagtgtgATAGTCAAACCCAACAAATCAGACTTTGAAGGTAGAAAACATTGAGTCATTGACAAATATTTTAACCAACAAGCTTGTCGTTTTCGAACACCTTTTTTCAATATTTACATAACGTCACCGACATATATCATATAGATTAATAATActtatacaaaaattgttaaatCATATCACTAAGCTCACGCTATATATTAGAAGAATAACATCCCTTTAATCTATTTCCTCCGGTTAAAGGCTTTTTAGGCAATGCGAATTTCATATACACACTTATAATTCtctttcttttaatttattttggtccATTAAACTTTGTTCTTTTCAGAGTCAACAACCGTATTCTCTGAGTGACAAATCTGTATAAAGAATGAAATATATATTGCTCTGGATGTCAAGTTATATTGTATGTATGGCAATGCATCATAAAAAAAGAATTGCATGTGGCAGTGCCACTCTTCGCAACGAATACGTAATCTATAAttaactaaaattaataaaatcattGAAGACATGTAACAGTATAAATTtcctattaaaaataaacaattgaTTTTGAACCAATGACTGCGAACCGGATTAAGTAACAATATTGCTAAGCTGCGTGGGGGAATGATCGTCATTCAGCTGCTTCTCGGCACATCATATTCTCCATTTGGCTGTTTAACAGCTAATAAGAGTTTCGTAACAGACAATGCACATGAGCGTTGTGGATAATTGCCTCTGTTGTCGGAGAAGCATTATGGACTCGTTAAGTGATCAAGAGGACGCCCCATTTTATAAACGAACCACCGTCGATCCTCTCATCACATGACACGTGGAATAAGTAAGTGCAGTCAATGATTGTTAACCAAAACTCGTTAACGTGTGCTTAATTTTACTTGGACATTAAAAAAGCTTTCTATTCATCAGTTGTACAGTATAATACAGATTCGGTAGTtggatttgtatttttttttttgctcagtTTAATGGTCATTAGCCTAATAAACATACGTTAGTCTGATAAATTCATTAATATAGAAGAATTCATCCCTAGATTGTTTAATAACTGGCagtccaaaaaaataaaaaaactgttAAATAGTAGTCTTTCCGTTTCATTAAgttaaatgttttagaaaaaaaaattatttcataatatactTTTTGgtattttctatgaaaaaagtgactttt includes the following:
- the LOC103845820 gene encoding serine/threonine-protein kinase PBL27 — protein: MSGCLPCFGSSAKDAASKDSVKKEASAKAKDASLTQSHHVSLDKSKSKGGSEQKKELTAPKEGPTAHIAAQTFTFRELAAATKNFRPDCLLGEGGFGRVYKGRLETTGQIVAVKQLDRNGLQGNREFLVEVLMLSLLHHTNLVNLIGYCADGDQRLLVYEYMPLGSLEDHLHDLPPDKEPLDWNTRMTIAAGAAKGLEYLHDKANPPVIYRDLKSSNILLGDGYHPKLSDFGLAKLGPVGDKTHVSTRVMGTYGYCAPEYAMTGQLTLKSDVYSFGVVFLELITGRKAIDNARAHGEHNLVAWARPLFKDRRKFPKMADPSLQGRYPMRGLYQALAVAAMCLQEQAATRPLIGDVVTALTYLASQTFDPNAASSQNSRSGGGGPPFIRTRDERRSMGDGSSLDSPAETRSRLGSPATHKNSPDYRRRDMVREVNAGSEAGSENGGGSGRKWGLSDVEGTESQRGSPASVGRGTRGTPRNRDLDRERAVAEAKVWGENWRERKRGINGPGSFDSSND